The window ACAGTACCAGCTTATTTCATTCAGGAATCTTTCCTGAAAACACCTGCCTATTCCATTCTCTCTTTTTAACTGGCAGCTCCAAACTGTGTATCTGCCTCCTTGTAAATTTAATACTacttgttttattattgccctgtTTATAAGccctttttttcaaaaagaaaataacattattaTATAGTGCATACTgcttatattattttatcatgcCCTAATTTGAAGGTGTTttgatttggaaaatgaaattcaggaagttgaatattttataaattttctaatattggtatttttgttgttttgttttggctggGAGGGACAAGGTCTCcctatgtttcccaggcttgtCCTAAACTCCTGAATtcaagggatcctcctgtctcagcctcctgagtagctagggcTACAGATATAAACCATTCCTGGTTTGAAAAATAGCATTAATTGTGAAATGTTTTGGGTCAGTACTGAATGTTTTTGTAATTATACTACTTATAACATAGTCATAAAATTTGTATGTAATAATATTTGGTtttgaggtttgtttttgttttacatatttaggCAGAGAAAAGAGCAAAGCTTGCAGAGGCTGCAGAGAGAAGACAAAAGGAGGTAAGATTAAAACTAAAATCATGCCTACTTACAtaattttgtatttcactttttataGATGTATATTATTAGTGGTAGTATTCTATAATATAAGTGTTGTCCAATATCCTAAAAATATGAGTCTAAAGATAATCacttaaaatatcatttccttATATCTATCAGTTACATTGATATGTTTACATCAGTTAGTATAATGAGGATTAGCCTACAGATGTTTTCTGCAAGATTAGATGCTCTTATAATAATATTCCTCCTTGGGACAAAATAGCcatgttttataaaacaataacaaatatgaaGCAAGTTTAGGGGAAAATTTTGTATGGTTGcaaaatattcaatgaagaaCTAGCAGTGCATTTTACATAAGGCCGTTGTACAAATGTTCTTTGTTACCAAAATAAACCAACTTTCTAGCCCCAAAGAAAAAcctaaaaccacacacacacacacaccttttagACAGCAGATACCAATATTTTTTATAcctctttttaaattacttataggCTGCATCTCGGGGAATTTTGGATGTCCAGTctgtggaagaaaagagaaagaaaaaggaaaaagtagaaaaacaaatagcCACATCTGGGCCCCCACCAGCAGGAGGACTTAGAGTAAGTATTAAAGTTTACTTAAGACTTAATTTAACTGGCATTCTACAAAACTTAAGTAGCAATCTGTTcaataatttcttctgaaaatgCATTATGAGAAAAATTTGAAGTAATTTAAAAGTATGTATGGGTTGATTACTGTTTTTTTATTCTAATGGGAAAATCGTACACTTTTCATATTACTATATCTTAATACATTCACTTAATATAAACTTAAATGTGTCAAAAATTCAGGCAACATAGAAAAGTATGAAGAACAATGTAAAAATCCAAACTCACTGCCATTTTGACAGACAGTATTTGTAATCTCCATTTACACATCAATCATTAAATTCTGTTTTGTAGTCTAAATTTTTTTACTCTTATGATTTGGGATTGTTGATCTTCCCATTGCCACTCATTGTCATAGTTATGTAAGTGTTAATTCTGACCACAGGGTGTACAGGTGGGAGCTCTGCACACATTCCTCCTAATGTACCTATTGCAAAGGGAGATAGATACAGGGTATATAACTGTGGAGAAATTATTCAAGCTTCCTGAATTCTGGAATCTTTACTGAGTAGCAGCATTGGAAAAGTTTTATCTTACATGTTATAATTCAGGATAATGATTCATATATTAAGATTTATTCTTAGTTTGCTTTTAAAGATGTACTTTTCTAAAATAAGTCTATTTGTAAAAGGGACAATGTCCTCAATTTCATGCATATTTAATTTATCAGTGATTTATGAGTGGTTTTTAGgtcattcattttctttgcagTTCAATTTTGGTTTTGCTCTAAAACTACACTCTTCCCAGATACCACCTCCCTCCACCCTACATATCTATATACCCCTAAATTGAGGGACATGTACTTGAGGGGGGCATCATTAGGGCAGAATTGATTCTAGCTCAGGAATATCATGTAGAAATAAGAGTTATATCTTTGTTATTTTAGCATTGTAAGTTACTCCATTTAGTTTCAATTaatgaaattacatttttttctttctttatcatgaatttttaacaatgtataaaaattgattttaatgttAAGATACATAATGTGATCATTATGctgttattttatatatctttataaaagcaaaataaatctagTGCAGAGTTGGGAGATGACAAGGTCAAAACTTCATTAGAATCAGTTTCAATATTCTGTTGAGATAAAGAACTTTGTTACTAGGTATAATTCAATGTAAGgttatcaaaaacaaataaaaatatgaatggtaaATTTTAGAACTGGAAATAATGTTGAGATCCTCTGTTTCATTGAAATAGAGATATTTATATTCACATAGACTGTTATAAGAAAAGGATACTTTAATCTACATATAGTCTGAATTAAGAAGATATATTCTAAACTCTAAGAAAGAAAGGGATTTATTTAATTAAACCCAAAACTTCATACCCTGAAGTATATAGATTATATTATATTACTGCTGGTCCTCTTCAAAGTGTTTTAAGTAGAAAACATCTCCAGTCTTAAATTtagtgtttctttgttttgtgtgtgtgtgtgtgtgtgtgtgtgtgtgctgcttttttttttttttttacacaatgcTCAAAAGTATTTATTAGTGATTTTTCAAAATGGCACTATAGCAAAGTCTCTAGCCTCTTTATATCCATCCTATTTAGTAAGCATGTGTAATTTCAGGAACAGGTAAATAAATGTTTGGCTCTTCTACAGGATCAAGAAGAATTTGCTTTAAGAGTATTCGATTTAACCTACTACTGTTCATCTCTTACAATGCAAGTTGCCATGGTGATGTTTCCTTGGgataaaaatcagcaaaatgtTAGCTTAGAATTCAATCTGGCATCTCTTATAGGAGCTCTAGGTAAAAATTATTAGCCACATTCTGTCAACAGAGAAAGTTCCCAAAGTTGGTACAGTCTCTGCATCATTCACATCTTTGCAGAACTGGATTAGACCAAGTCCTTCAATTCTAGAGGCAGATTTCCATTCAGTGACCTTTGACCCAAGTTTCTATTGTGATTACTTCATCACCATAGGGTCTTGAACATTGTTTTAAAgggaagaattttaataattatctatttatttttaaacattctagTAAATTCTGAATAACtaaaacaatagaatattactcataaagagtgaaattatggaatttgccagtagatggatggaactgcagaatatcatgctaaatgaaataagccagtcccccaaaaccaaaggatgaatgttctttctgatgctaacccataacaaggaaAAGTAGagaggggaagtatagaagttcattgctCTCTTATAAGAAATCTTTCTTACTGAATAAAAATGATTCTTGGGGCCATCAAGCTAGACTGTGGCAgagatatttttctcaaaaagagTGACTTACTCTCAGAAACCACTCTTCCTGCCCACTTTGGGTTCTTTTCCCTCAGGATAATCACTTCTGCCCCCAGCACACTGGCTTTAATGGGCATGCTCCTACAGCACATCTAGAGCATGgcattcaaaaaattattttggagacTCAGggataaaagaagagaaaatacaagGTAGAGAGAGTATCTTAATCCTCAAATCTCTTGGTAATCCTACTGCAGGTACCCACTGATTTGCTtagatattttgtctttttatgcttttaaaccATCATGTTATCTCAGACTTTTGACCATAATGCAAAGTTTAATTATTAGTTGTTAATCATAAAAATCATGTTGCAGGtttggagctatagctcagtagtagagcacttgcctagcatgtgtgagacactccttagtaccacataaaaatgaataaataaaataattaaaaagaatttcaaaaatcattttgcatttctatgtcccatattatcattttacatatttttaattaaaattttgtgacctagttttaaataaaaaattacttttctctatttttgtcttttctagtgGACAGTTTCATAAAGCATGACATGAATGGGAGAGTCTACTGCCAGTAGTTGTTCAACATCTGCAATCAAATGGAATtccttaatttaatttcttctctttgaatACAAGAAGAGTTAAACTTTGTAATATTAGTGCCCTCAAGTGCAGTGCTAAGTCCGTACTAAAGGTATTGGAAAAACTTGATTTTCAAGCTTAGGAATTAGTGAGACCTttcattaaattcttattttcctatgtttGCTCTTCTATagaagtgatttattttttcatagttaaaatgtgGATCTAAGGCTGGGGTGTAGCACAGGGGAAAGAGTACTTGCCTACCTTGTGTGAGGCACAGAGTTCAATTTCCAGAATCACAAAAATATGTGTACAGTTTTAAATAGCATATATACATTACATGTAAAAATCCTGCATACACCTCTAATATTAAACCTTGCAATTATAGTTCCTTCCTTTATAAAATGACCTACCTGCTTATAGTTGTGCTGCATGACcttatatgtgtttttattttactacatttGAAATCTTTTGCTCAAACTTATGGACTTAGTGCCTTTAAAATGATCATCAGGGAACATCTTGAGAATTCGTTTGAAGGGCTTATGTGAAGAATGCTATACATTTTTATAACTTAGTAATGAATATTTATAGGTAAATGTTGaatctctatttattttatatttctatagctTATAAAATTTACAGATCATTTTACATTATAATAAAGGCTATCTTTgctgaatttaaaattatatattagtcGTACCATCAGAGGGCAGTGATGTACTATTGTGTAATGTCAGACTCAGCTCTTTAAATTCTATGTAGAAATTAATGAGCTAAAGAATCTGGATGAATTATGAGAGAAGAATGTATTCATTCATaagcatttttattcttttgtatttattaaagaATACTTATACGATTCATACAGTTGTAAAATTGCCAAGGCAAGTATGAATGTAAGAAAAAGCAACATGTAcgtacagtattttaaaaattctacttcaaatataaaaatattaggtAATTCTATATGAAGCAtagatgtaaatttttttatttttattaagagctTAAGGttagtagtattttatttttctttttgatatataataAGCTAAAATAGAAGAATTACTATTAACCATCATGGATGCTGACTCTTCTAAATGGCAGGGTCACATATCTGAGCCCTAAATTAGAATATCTAGATCCTAATTGCCAATAGAGGCTATAAATTAAATAGACCACCCCTCTTGATTTACAGAAGGAAAACTGAGCCACTATTTCACTCATCCCTCCTACAGGCTTCTATTGTATTGCAATGCAATTGtacatgttactttttttttttttaagagagaggagagagagagagaattttttaatatatatttttcagttttcggtggacacaacatctttattttatgtggtgctgaggatcgaacccagcaccccgcgcatgccaggcgagcgcgttacctcttgagccacatcccagcccaaggATAGTGAaatcattgaattttattttagaaacccAATTTTTGACTTTATATGATTAATTTCTCcacacaaacagaaaaaggaTCATTAATAGCTGAATGGATACAGAACTAAAGTATATGAACCTTGACCTGTGCAAAGCCTTCATCCTCTGTTAATATAACAAGAACGATTTTCCCTTCACTGTGTCTTGAAGAAGTAGAGCTTAGTGTACAAACAAAGGATTACTTCAGGGGACAGCACTGTGTTTCTAACAGCAGTTTTATCACAATAGATGCTTAGTTATGGTTGAACTGTGAGAAAGAGGAAGGTGTTGCTGTGTTGCTTCTGGGGGAAAACAGTGTATGCTGTTCCTGTCCATCAGGACCTGCCTCCATGGTGTGGCCCACTTTCCTCAAAACACAAGCATTACAGGGACAAAATGGTGGTACTCAGAtattaagaatattgttaggaagATGAAGACAAAAGGGGAAGCTAGATGCTTGATAAGAAACTAGtaagtgacttttaaaatacacacaatgCATTTTCCTCATAAAGTTATGGATCAGTTCCTGTGAAAACCATAAATAGGAGggaattttctctaatttatcaCTTAAATAACATTATAATGATTAATATGCCATTCAAAGTCCCTGTCCAGAATACTAAAAACTGGAGCAGTAAGATGCACATATGTTGCTATCATGTTATGTAAAATGTTTAAACCAAATCTTAATTTGATTCATTGAACTATTAATATGGCTAATAAAAAGCTCTATGTTATTACACAGTTCCTTTATGACacattgcatgtttttaaaacatcGGTATGTGATTCTGTTGTTTGACCAATCATATTCAGAATGTGATTTAACAGTTTTACCACATGGTTTTGTTATAAATTCTGTattgcctttggagtatataaatatacatttttagtaTAAAATCTGGCTTTGATCATCTCTGTTTACCAAAAATCCTATCTTTAATACATCTTAAATAATTAGAACATGTGTTGGTAGTTAGAGACACTTTCGTTTATTTGGGATTATCAACAGCAAGCAAGCTAATGACTGTtcataaaatctttaaatttatacATGGGCATACTTCTTAGTTTATACTGTAAGGGAGAAATGATGTTACTAGCCtagttttttaaagagaaattatggTATAGTAGAGGGCCTTTCATCTTGGGTTCCTAGGAGAATTGATAAAAgctgtgaatttttctttttccaaaagtttgacttgtttatttttcactgataATTATGTTCTGtccttagaaaataaaagtgtatcTTGTGagttttgaaaagtaatttttgcATAAATAGATTAGCAAAATGCAGATAGATATGTTTGCCTATCTAACTTGAGAATTAAGGcatatttttttaagatctccAGGCAAGCTTTAAATGATGTATATGCTCTAAGCTGGTTCATGTATGGTAATGAGGCCCTTTCCtttgattttctaaataataCTGACACAAAGCACTTGTGTGTAtaccaaaattttttattttgaatcatctGTGTTCCAATAATTGTTGTTCCAACAACTGTGGTTTTTTGTTCCAAcaattgaaacattttaaatttcccatAGGATGTGGCTTTTTATTATACTGTTCTCCCCCTTCTGGGTGTGCCTCCTTTTACAAATATTGCCTCAAAATAGGACTGCTCTGGTTTAAGAACTAAATGTGCATTAATTCCTTGATATGGATGTGATATCTTTGTTATATCCTGAACTTCAGTGACTATCTTTGTAAGACTGTACTTAGCTTATGCTGAGTTTCAATTTAATGCCCTTCATATTTTAAGGGCAGAACATTGCAATTGTCTTTTCAGTGACACAATGCCCACCACTTCATGAAGTGGGCATtgcatcttaatttttattaagaagTTCTTTCCTTTGAGCTGCATTGATGGCTAGAAGTTTCTGTCCATTCACCTTCCATCTATCCTTCAGGCTACTACAAAAAATCTGTAGGCAAGACATCTAACAGTTCCCGTACTAATTTCCAAACAGTCCAACCTGAATACTTTGAGAGTTTCTGAAGTCATTCTTTGGGTGTGGATGAGTCAGTTTAGGAACTGAAAGGATTTCTCCATCCCACAGTAGGAGAAATAATACAGTAAAAGTGGTTCACAGAATAGCTCCAGAACCAGCTCAATCTGCTCCTTGTGCTGGACTCACTTCTGGCTGTGTTCTTTTCACTGATTATTTACCTGGACTTCATTTTTTGGATATTTCCCCTCTGTTATTATCATTCAGGTTTCTAGATTATATTGGTTTGGAGTCCTTTATTTACATGGATAGGACTCATCTTCTCCATCACACTCTCCTGGATCTTACTTCTAGCTGAGAATAAGGTGATACTAGCACAGTTAAGTCCACTGCCTGGCCAGTCTTCACTCAGGAGTCAGCAAGAGCcttttacatttcttcatttccttctaaaCACAGTCTCATCTCCCCACATCCCTTTTCAGTACTGATTAGTTAGGAGCTGGACCCCATGCTGTAACCATTTTCTTAACAATATGTAAAAGATGATTTTAGATGTGGTATAGGACTAATAATCCTCCTCTTCCCCCAAATATGTTTCTGCCCTAATTCTAAGgatgcataaatatataattttctatacCAAAGGAGATTTTGTAAATGTGATCAAGTTAATGACCTTTTTTGGAGGCTTATCCAGGTGGACTTTACTCATCCAggtctttaaaagttaaactttcCAACCTATGATCAAGGAAAGATGTGAAGAAAGAAGGATAAGAGAGATTATTTGGCTCTCCTAAAAACTCTCAGGGAAATAAGCCATTTGAAGATGAACTTTATTTCAGATTGAAGCATTGATAGAGAAACaagtagcattttaaaaatttatgtttttaattttttcaatcaGTGAGGATAATACTTTGCTGTTTATTGGTACAAAACAGCCCTGTCCAGGTATATGAGGGTATACATAAGTCTGTAATATCATTAGCTACAGTGAATTTACTAGACAGCATAGCAATGTAGGATTTAGATATAGTTTAAttaagaaaatgctttaaaataacatGAAGTAATGAATATTCGTACAATTCACtcatcaaaatataaatgtatgtcAGCTTGTGTGTGTGAGTTACACTAAGTCATGCTAAACACAGACGTATGCTTACGTGTGTGTGAAATCATAAACTATTCGCTAAGGGGGTGTCTTGAAGACTTCCAAAAGTaccccagatatttggtcaaaaaTAAGAGATCAACTTTAAGGCAATCTTCCAAGTGAATGTAAACTTTTCTGACTTGGCCTTTCCAGTAAAGTATTACTGTTCTGAGTCCTCTGAACTTATAGTGTCATTGGGTATTTTTTAGTAGCACATTATCACACAAAttgttattttgtaaaaaatagcttaaaaattctgtaattataaaaatgtctGGGGTGCTTTTACTCATAACATACAGCAGGCACTTTCTGTTGACTTATCTGCAAATCCTAAATAATTTC is drawn from Urocitellus parryii isolate mUroPar1 chromosome 4, mUroPar1.hap1, whole genome shotgun sequence and contains these coding sequences:
- the Svip gene encoding small VCP/p97-interacting protein produces the protein MGLCFPCPGDSAPPTPDPAEKRAKLAEAAERRQKEAASRGILDVQSVEEKRKKKEKVEKQIATSGPPPAGGLRWTVS